One window of the Conexibacter sp. SYSU D00693 genome contains the following:
- a CDS encoding alpha/beta fold hydrolase, which produces MSPSLAFREERPDGEPRGTLLCVHGFPESSAMWAPLLRDAARAGWHAIAPDLPPAGGSAPDPPHTWTNQVRRLDAFVDEHDLGPVVLCVHDWGGLIGLRWACDRGPGAVRGLVISDTGFFADGTWHGMAQTMRTPGEGEQLVQAFDPATLAQTLRALSPGMGEEELADYVRPFATEAGGAATLELYRSGDFEELGPYQGKLAALGVPALVVWGAEDPFSPVAGAHRFGKELDAEVLVLDGVGHFVFDDAPERTSAAVLAFLDRL; this is translated from the coding sequence GTGAGCCCCTCGCTGGCCTTCCGCGAGGAGCGCCCGGACGGCGAGCCGCGCGGGACCCTGCTCTGCGTCCACGGCTTCCCCGAGTCCTCGGCGATGTGGGCGCCGCTGCTGCGCGACGCCGCGCGGGCGGGCTGGCACGCCATCGCCCCGGACCTGCCGCCGGCCGGCGGCTCGGCGCCCGACCCGCCGCACACCTGGACCAACCAGGTCCGGCGCCTCGACGCCTTCGTCGACGAGCACGACCTCGGCCCGGTCGTCCTCTGCGTCCACGACTGGGGCGGGCTCATCGGCCTGCGCTGGGCCTGCGACCGCGGGCCCGGCGCCGTCCGCGGCCTGGTGATCAGCGACACGGGCTTCTTCGCCGACGGCACCTGGCACGGCATGGCCCAGACGATGCGCACCCCCGGTGAGGGCGAGCAGCTCGTGCAGGCCTTCGACCCCGCGACGCTCGCCCAGACGCTGCGCGCCCTGTCGCCCGGCATGGGGGAGGAGGAGCTCGCGGACTACGTCCGGCCGTTCGCCACCGAGGCGGGCGGCGCCGCGACGCTCGAGCTCTACCGCTCGGGCGACTTCGAGGAGCTCGGGCCCTACCAGGGCAAGCTCGCCGCCCTCGGCGTCCCGGCGCTCGTCGTGTGGGGCGCGGAGGACCCGTTCTCGCCCGTGGCCGGCGCGCACCGCTTCGGCAAGGAGCTCGACGCCGAGGTGCTCGTCCTCGACGGCGTCGGGCACTTCGTCTTCGACGACGCGCCCGAGCGGACCTCAGCCGCCGTGCTCGCCTTCCTCGACCGCCTCTGA
- a CDS encoding arsenate reductase family protein yields the protein MAPVAELTVYEKPTCTTCRKLVALLDERGVDLDRVDYHVRGLTEAELRALLAKLGTGPREVLRTREALVKELDLPGERSDDELVALMVEHPQLVQRPIVVHGDRAVLARPVERALELL from the coding sequence ATGGCCCCCGTGGCCGAGCTGACCGTCTACGAGAAGCCCACCTGCACGACGTGCCGCAAGCTCGTCGCGCTCCTGGACGAGCGGGGCGTGGACCTCGACCGGGTCGACTACCACGTGCGCGGCCTCACGGAGGCCGAGCTGCGGGCCCTCCTGGCCAAGCTCGGCACGGGACCCCGCGAGGTCCTGCGCACCCGCGAGGCGCTGGTCAAGGAGCTCGACCTCCCCGGAGAGCGCAGCGACGACGAGCTCGTCGCGCTCATGGTCGAGCACCCGCAGCTCGTCCAGCGCCCGATCGTGGTCCACGGCGACCGCGCGGTGCTGGCCCGTCCCGTCGAGCGCGCGCTGGAGCTCCTGTGA
- a CDS encoding FkbM family methyltransferase, giving the protein MSASPADRAKAAAAEAKARLRPVVKDVLARAGLEVRRTGGGGPRRTLPEVLAHLQRLGLRPGAVVDVGVARGTPDLYAAFPGLPVLLVEPLAEHEGDLKAICAARPGSAYALAAAGPQPGKLEIAVHRVPACSSVLGDREPDGTPAPRRTVPVVRVDDLVANHALPGPFVVKVDVEGAELQVLEGARETLAQTDVVLLEVSFFQLVPGGAELADVVAWMRAAGFSPYDVYQGHLRPLDGALAQVDMAFVRDDGPFRADHRYATPAQADALYRRWGY; this is encoded by the coding sequence GTGAGCGCCTCCCCGGCCGACCGCGCCAAGGCCGCGGCGGCGGAGGCCAAGGCCCGTCTGCGCCCGGTCGTCAAGGACGTCCTCGCGCGCGCCGGCCTCGAGGTGCGCCGCACGGGCGGCGGGGGTCCGCGGCGCACGCTGCCCGAGGTCCTCGCCCACCTCCAGCGCCTGGGGCTGCGGCCCGGGGCGGTGGTCGACGTCGGCGTGGCCCGCGGCACGCCCGACCTCTACGCCGCCTTCCCCGGGCTGCCCGTCCTGCTCGTCGAGCCGCTGGCCGAGCACGAGGGCGACCTCAAGGCGATCTGCGCGGCCCGGCCCGGCTCGGCCTACGCCCTCGCCGCCGCCGGCCCCCAGCCCGGCAAGCTCGAGATCGCCGTCCACCGCGTGCCCGCCTGCTCCTCGGTCCTGGGCGACCGCGAGCCCGACGGCACGCCCGCGCCGCGCCGCACCGTCCCGGTGGTCCGCGTCGACGACCTCGTGGCCAACCACGCGCTGCCCGGTCCCTTCGTCGTGAAGGTCGACGTCGAGGGCGCCGAGCTCCAGGTCCTCGAGGGCGCCCGCGAGACGCTCGCGCAGACCGACGTGGTGCTGCTCGAGGTCTCCTTCTTCCAGCTCGTCCCCGGCGGCGCCGAGCTCGCCGACGTGGTCGCCTGGATGCGCGCCGCCGGCTTCTCGCCCTACGACGTCTACCAGGGCCACCTGCGCCCGCTCGACGGCGCGCTGGCGCAGGTCGACATGGCGTTCGTGCGCGACGACGGCCCCTTCCGGGCCGACCACCGGTACGCGACGCCCGCGCAGGCCGACGCGCTGTACCGGCGCTGGGGCTACTGA
- a CDS encoding RNA polymerase sigma factor encodes MAALAPGLPVPARFSRSQSDEELVARLRKGDEAAFGEIHDRHRAALERYAKRILDGRGASGPEDVVQDVFVRAHAALKADDRPMQLRAWLYRLTRNRCLDELRRPATGATVPMDDVLDPVALEHSDPYEATTRREELRDVVTDLASLPDRQREVLLFREVEGLSHEEVAEQLGITVRASKNLANRARENLARSARARDESCQTIRDDLVSAHERRRRASPHALRHVARCRDCRLFRGELQTLRSAMRVLDPGSALVGVAATATGWSVLGLGAGAATMKVAATAAVTVAAGAGAFELASSSSFAGDRAPMAIRSDVLAGPLQRGERVPAGTAVLTKKVVLAAGTTRHPSLSFTCPAGTRVAGMTPSRGARVGFGYAPSTIVGASRIARVVFEPRRLARATGVVVGTLCKRPDAAGSLLAVPALAASKKVRKVCSSRAYLYETPGRFVIGTVFRSQPVTVQRRDRTRRWTRITTDAGTRGWVRSSALCR; translated from the coding sequence ATGGCCGCTCTCGCCCCCGGACTGCCCGTGCCCGCCCGCTTCTCGCGCTCGCAGAGCGACGAGGAGCTCGTGGCGCGCCTGCGCAAGGGCGACGAGGCGGCGTTCGGCGAGATCCACGACCGCCACCGGGCGGCGCTCGAGCGCTACGCCAAGCGGATCCTCGACGGCCGCGGCGCCTCGGGTCCGGAGGACGTCGTGCAGGACGTCTTCGTGCGCGCGCATGCGGCGCTGAAGGCCGACGACCGGCCGATGCAGCTGCGCGCCTGGCTGTACCGCCTGACGCGCAACCGCTGCCTCGACGAGCTGCGCCGGCCCGCCACCGGTGCGACGGTCCCGATGGACGACGTCCTGGACCCGGTCGCCCTCGAGCACAGCGACCCCTACGAGGCCACGACGCGGCGCGAGGAGCTGCGCGACGTCGTCACGGACCTCGCCTCGCTGCCCGACCGCCAGCGCGAGGTGCTGCTCTTCCGCGAGGTCGAGGGGCTCTCGCACGAGGAGGTGGCCGAGCAGCTGGGCATCACCGTCCGCGCCTCGAAGAACCTCGCCAACCGCGCGCGCGAGAACCTCGCCCGCAGCGCCCGGGCGCGCGACGAGAGCTGCCAGACGATCCGCGACGACCTCGTCTCCGCCCACGAGCGCCGCCGCCGCGCCAGCCCGCACGCGCTGCGCCACGTCGCGCGCTGCCGGGACTGCCGCCTGTTCCGCGGCGAGCTCCAGACGCTGCGCTCCGCCATGCGGGTCCTCGACCCGGGCTCGGCGCTCGTCGGCGTCGCAGCCACGGCGACGGGCTGGTCGGTGCTCGGCCTCGGCGCGGGCGCCGCGACGATGAAGGTCGCCGCCACCGCGGCCGTGACCGTCGCCGCGGGCGCGGGCGCGTTCGAGCTGGCCTCCTCGTCGTCCTTCGCGGGCGACCGCGCGCCGATGGCGATCCGCTCCGACGTCCTCGCCGGGCCGCTGCAGCGCGGGGAGCGCGTCCCGGCCGGCACGGCGGTGCTGACCAAGAAGGTCGTGCTGGCGGCCGGGACGACGAGGCACCCGTCGCTCTCGTTCACCTGCCCGGCGGGCACCCGCGTGGCGGGCATGACGCCGTCGCGCGGCGCGCGCGTGGGCTTCGGCTACGCGCCGAGCACGATCGTCGGCGCCTCGCGCATCGCCCGCGTGGTCTTCGAGCCCCGGCGGCTGGCGCGCGCCACCGGCGTCGTCGTCGGGACGCTGTGCAAGCGCCCCGACGCGGCAGGCTCGCTGCTCGCCGTCCCGGCGCTCGCGGCGTCCAAGAAGGTGCGCAAGGTGTGCTCGAGCCGGGCCTACCTCTACGAGACGCCCGGGCGCTTCGTCATCGGCACGGTCTTCCGCTCCCAGCCCGTGACGGTCCAGCGGCGCGACCGCACGCGGCGCTGGACGCGCATCACGACCGACGCGGGCACCCGCGGCTGGGTCCGGTCCTCGGCGCTGTGCCGGTAG
- a CDS encoding DNA-3-methyladenine glycosylase yields MDPAPSRPLPAWKATLPLRGAGGEPVDLRRCVRSHGLTSLPPFVRHEDSRGFDVAIRVPGDAAPLRLRVREARGTRATVSSTAVPADPDAGLGVVAHLLRLDADLSGFYALVAEDEHLAWVATGAGRLMRAGTVFEEVVKTICTTNCAWSATERMVGALVRELGEPAVGEPDGTSWHAFPTPAAMAAADEAFYADVVRAGYRGRALRELAEQVASGALDLEALATVPRSELSDDALEEQLLALRGIGPYAAAHVMLLLGRHSRLVLDSWTRPTWARLNGRKAKDPAIVKRFRRYGEHAGLAFWLRLTEDWVGATDPGAGEP; encoded by the coding sequence GTGGACCCGGCGCCGTCTCGCCCCCTCCCGGCCTGGAAGGCCACGCTGCCGCTGCGCGGCGCGGGCGGCGAGCCGGTCGACCTGCGGCGCTGCGTGCGCTCCCACGGCCTGACGTCGCTGCCGCCCTTCGTCCGTCACGAGGACTCCCGCGGCTTCGACGTGGCGATCCGGGTCCCGGGCGACGCCGCGCCGCTGCGCCTGCGCGTCCGGGAGGCGCGCGGCACCCGCGCGACCGTGTCGTCCACCGCCGTCCCCGCCGACCCCGACGCAGGGCTCGGCGTGGTCGCCCACCTCCTGCGCCTGGACGCCGACCTCTCGGGCTTCTACGCGCTCGTCGCCGAGGACGAGCACCTCGCGTGGGTGGCGACCGGCGCGGGGCGGCTCATGCGCGCGGGCACGGTCTTCGAGGAGGTCGTCAAGACGATCTGCACGACGAACTGCGCGTGGTCGGCGACCGAGCGGATGGTCGGCGCGCTCGTGCGCGAGCTCGGCGAGCCGGCCGTGGGCGAGCCGGACGGCACGTCGTGGCACGCGTTCCCGACGCCGGCGGCGATGGCCGCGGCCGACGAGGCCTTCTACGCCGACGTCGTGCGCGCGGGCTACCGCGGGCGGGCGCTGCGCGAGCTCGCCGAGCAGGTGGCCTCGGGGGCGCTGGACCTCGAGGCGCTGGCGACCGTCCCGCGCTCCGAGCTCTCCGACGACGCGCTCGAGGAGCAGCTCCTGGCCCTGCGCGGGATCGGCCCGTACGCGGCGGCGCACGTGATGCTCCTGCTCGGGCGCCACTCGCGGCTCGTGCTCGACTCGTGGACGCGGCCGACGTGGGCGCGGCTCAACGGCCGCAAGGCCAAGGACCCGGCGATCGTCAAGCGCTTCCGCCGCTACGGCGAGCACGCGGGGCTCGCCTTCTGGCTGCGGCTGACCGAGGACTGGGTCGGGGCGACCGACCCTGGCGCCGGTGAGCCCTGA
- a CDS encoding DUF3995 domain-containing protein, with protein sequence MSPERPVWHAPGGGPAAWLAAACWGAFGALSAAWALGWDGALEGLSRDLQRDAAARETGFLALVWAAAALKLGAAALAVAVARPGRLAPWRRRAVLALRVGGVVTLLYGAVLWVEKLLMVAGAVDVPAALEDGVLGWYVLLWEPSFVVGGTLLLLAARRARLPRP encoded by the coding sequence GTGAGCCCTGAGCGCCCGGTCTGGCACGCGCCGGGCGGCGGCCCCGCCGCCTGGCTCGCCGCGGCCTGCTGGGGCGCGTTCGGCGCGCTGAGCGCCGCGTGGGCGCTCGGGTGGGACGGCGCCCTGGAGGGCCTCTCGCGCGACCTGCAGCGCGACGCGGCCGCGCGCGAGACCGGCTTCCTGGCCCTGGTGTGGGCGGCCGCGGCGCTCAAGCTCGGCGCCGCGGCGCTGGCGGTGGCCGTGGCGCGGCCGGGGCGGCTGGCGCCGTGGCGGCGCCGGGCGGTCCTGGCGCTGCGCGTCGGGGGCGTGGTGACCCTGCTCTACGGCGCGGTGCTGTGGGTCGAGAAGCTGCTGATGGTGGCCGGGGCCGTCGACGTCCCGGCGGCGCTCGAGGACGGGGTGCTCGGGTGGTACGTCCTGCTCTGGGAGCCGTCGTTCGTGGTCGGCGGGACGCTGCTGCTGCTCGCCGCTAGGCGGGCGCGGCTGCCCAGGCCGTGA
- a CDS encoding peptidoglycan DD-metalloendopeptidase family protein, which produces MSRLRWTVAAALAAGATATAAAPASASAADGLRLGDRLLERGDRGADVRELQRTLRRLRLRTGVDGVFGRQTHRLVHRYERRFGLTVDGDISFGEARGMRRRARLPFGGDPAAYQQDRTQTDGRPVAAPAGGGGPRFPVQGPYHVGDGFATRGGAHEGVDLLADCGLPVVSPVTGTVMNVKQQARAGHYVVVRDAASGEEVVLMHLAAPSEVPQGQPVAAGQRIGTVGRTGNATACHVHLELWTAPGWYRGGAPRDPAPALTAWAAAPA; this is translated from the coding sequence ATGAGCCGCCTGCGCTGGACGGTGGCGGCCGCGCTGGCCGCCGGGGCGACGGCGACCGCAGCCGCGCCGGCGAGCGCGAGCGCCGCCGACGGGCTGCGCCTCGGCGACCGCCTGCTCGAGCGCGGCGACCGCGGCGCCGACGTCCGCGAGCTGCAGCGCACCCTGCGCCGGCTGCGCCTGCGCACGGGCGTCGACGGGGTCTTCGGCCGCCAGACCCACCGGCTCGTGCACCGCTACGAGCGGCGCTTCGGCCTCACGGTCGACGGCGACATCTCCTTCGGCGAGGCGCGGGGCATGCGCCGCCGCGCCCGGCTGCCGTTCGGCGGCGACCCCGCCGCCTACCAGCAGGACCGCACCCAGACCGACGGCCGGCCGGTCGCCGCGCCGGCGGGCGGCGGCGGGCCGCGCTTCCCGGTCCAGGGGCCCTACCACGTGGGGGACGGGTTCGCGACCCGCGGCGGCGCGCACGAGGGCGTCGACCTGCTGGCCGACTGCGGGCTGCCCGTCGTCTCGCCCGTCACCGGGACGGTCATGAACGTCAAGCAGCAGGCGCGCGCGGGCCACTACGTCGTCGTGCGCGACGCCGCCTCGGGCGAGGAGGTCGTCCTCATGCACCTGGCGGCGCCGAGCGAGGTCCCGCAGGGCCAGCCCGTGGCCGCCGGGCAGCGGATCGGCACGGTCGGGCGCACGGGCAACGCGACGGCCTGCCACGTGCACCTCGAGCTGTGGACGGCGCCGGGCTGGTACCGCGGCGGCGCGCCGCGCGATCCGGCGCCGGCCCTCACGGCCTGGGCAGCCGCGCCCGCCTAG
- the infA gene encoding translation initiation factor IF-1, whose product MAVEDKIALEGEVVEALPNLMFRIQLDVGHEVLAHLAGKMRRNRIRVLPGDRVRVEVSPYDLNRGRIVFRMK is encoded by the coding sequence ATGGCCGTCGAGGACAAGATCGCACTCGAGGGAGAGGTCGTTGAGGCCCTTCCCAACCTGATGTTCCGCATCCAGCTCGACGTCGGTCACGAGGTGCTCGCGCACCTGGCCGGCAAGATGCGACGCAACCGCATCCGCGTGCTCCCCGGCGACCGCGTCCGGGTGGAGGTCTCGCCGTACGACCTCAACCGGGGCCGGATCGTCTTCCGCATGAAGTAG